ATCTTAAATATTCTACATTGGCAACCTAAACACTTTGATTTTTTAACCATGAAGACTCGTAAACTATCAGCTTTATACATAAAGGTATTGCACCTATTTTCTTCTAGACGTTAAAGCTCACAAAATCACTATACCAATTAACCTAGCATAAATGAAAACAATTATCAATTATTTCAAAAAAAAACGATTAACACTTGCAGGTAGTTTATTAATTTGCTTAACTACCTTTAGCCACGCTCAAAATGCCATTACCCTGGTCGCCTTACCTGGAGGAACAGAGGGTGACGATAAATACACCGATTCGTCCATCTTACAAATAAGCTCTGCCGGCGCTGTGTCTTATTATAACAGTAACACTTCTGATGACTGGGGTGTATCTGCATCCACCATCACTCCTTCCGGAGCATTGGGAAAAACCTTTTCAATAACTTTTGGAGGCATGTCGGCCGTAAAAACGACAGAAGGCAATGACTTTGGCAAAATGATTACTGCTGGCGGTATAGACCGAGCCTCTACCGGCCCAATAGGGATACGGGGAGGAATAAGTAATGGTATTGATCCCAACGAAGGTTTATATTTCGGATTAGATTTAAGCAATATCAACACTACTGCTGCAATTCAAATCACTAAAATATCAGTAGCTGATTTAAACGCAACAAACGAAACCGGCATCATCGTCAGTAGATTAAACCCTTCCAAAAGAATTATTTTTGGAAATGCCGAATCTCCTGGCATTACACACCAACTCAGCAGCGGTTCAGGAACAATTGATGTTTCGGATTTCAACCTATACGTACTTGGAGGACAAATTAATAATTCATTAGTTTCAATATTTAATAATTCATCGGTAGCTAGCGGATTTAGGATTACAACAGTAGAATTAAAGGTTCTTACTAACATATTCAATCCAGCTTCTATAACAGCTATACCGCATCCAAGACTTTTATTAAAACAAGGGCAAGAGGCTAGCATAAATACTTTAATAGCACAATCTCCGGAGTTTAATACAATACACACATATATTATGTCACAAGCAAATGCATTTCTATCAGAGGCTCCTTTGGTATACAATCCAGTCAACGGCAGAATGTTAGAAACAGCCAGATCTGCTATCAAACAAATCTTTTTCTTATCCTATGCCTATAGAATGACCGCAAATTCTGCCTATGCTACAAAAGCAGAACAAGTAATTAATACAGTTTGTAATTTCCCAGATTGGGTCACTTATTCATTAGACGTTGCAGAAATGTGTTTCGCTGTTTCAATTGGATACGACTGGTTATACAACAATTTACCCGCAGCTACCAAACAAAAAGCTCGAGAGAAGATCCTTAATTATGCCTTCTTGACACAAAAAACAAAACCCTTCTGGGATTTTACATCTAATTGGAATCAGGTATGTATTGGAGGACTTGCATATGGCGCTATGGCAATACTAGGAGATGGCACTTCACAAATGGATACTGAAGCAAAATATATATTGAACAATATTTTGGTTAAAAACCCAAACTCTATGGATACCTATGCCAGTGGGAACTACCAGGAAGGGCCGATGTACTGGTCATATGGAACCACCTACGAGGTTCTTCTGCTATCCGCTCTTGAAGGAATATTCGGTCAAAATCACGAGGGCTTCAAACGATTGACTTTTACACCTGGATTCCTGGAGTCTGCAAAATATATGCAGTATATTACCGGAACATCTTCTCTTTATTTTAACTATAGCGACTGTACAGAAGAGAGAACCCCTCTCCCTGCTTCATTATGGATGGCCAAGAAGTTAAATGACCTCTCTATTTTCACATTAGAAAAAGAGCTCATGCAGAATGGGAGATATACCAGCAACTATTCCGAAGATGTGAGGTTTCTACCGATTGCCTTAATCTATGGTAAAGATCTCGGTATTGGGTCCAGCACTCTACCTACAGAAAAGATATGGAAGGGCTATGGGACAAATCCAGTCGCTCTGGTAAGAACTAGTTGGCAGGGTAACACGGGAAACTATATAGGAATTAAAGGTGGAACACCAAATTACTCCCATGCTCATATGGATGGAGGCTCATTTGTTTATGATGCTCAAGGTGTAAGATGGACGGTAGATTTTGGAAAGGAAGACTACGAAGCTATCAAAGCCAATATTACTCCTGCAGGTGCCGACAATGACTTCTCCCAAACTTCAAACAGATGGAACATATTCAGAATCAGCAATATTAGCCACAATACAATATCAATAAAAAAAACAAGCGAAACTTCTTGGCAAAAACATAAGGTAAATGGAAATGCTACTATTACAGAAATATACGATACGTCTTCTAAAAGAGGGGCAAAGGTCGATCTCAAAAGCTTAATAGGCCTTAACAACGAACTTGACGCTATCAATAGAAGCATATACTTGGTTAACGATACTTTACTAGAGATTAAAGACTATATAGATAACGGAAATGAGGCTATAAACCTATATTGGAATATGGCTACAACAGCCTTGATCGAAAGCATAAGTCCTTCTAAGTTAAAACTAACAAAAGGCGGAAAAACAGCCATTTTAGAGATAATTTCAAATAACTCCGCTGTTACATTTACTACAGCTACAAACAGATCTACAGATCCTGTTAGTTATTTTCCTGCGGCAACTTACGAAAGAAAAAATGAAGGGAGCGTAATGGTAGGCTTCACAGCTACTATTCCCGCAAACGAAATTGTAACATTTACTGTAAAAATATCAAATGGACCAGAGGTACCTCCTAGTTCCACGGAACCAATAAATTATATATTGCTAGAACTACCTAATCCTAATACAGGTCTGGAAGGAAACTCTTTGTACTACGATTCTTCGGAATTTCATGTAGACAATTCTGGAGATGTTAGTATTGGTGGCATTGCAACAGATTATGCCTGGAATGTTTATGGAAACACCAATATCCCGGATATTTTAACCAAGAAGTTTTTCCTGCGGTGGTACGGAATGGCCACAACAAATACTACTACTGGTACCAACTATGGTGCAATGTTAACCCCTGGGGGAATAGATAGAAGTGCAAATGGAGAGTTAGGAATTAGAGGAGGAGAAAGCAACGGAATAGATTTAAATGAAGGCTTTAGATTTGGATTTGACGCTGCTACACTTCCCACCACAACCAGTCTTCAATTGGTAAAAGTAGGCGTAAACTTTGTTTCAGGCTCAAGATCGGGAACTATCGTTAATAGAAACAACACGTCCAATAAAATATCATTCGGTGGAAGCTCTTCTTCTGCAGACTTTATCCTTTCCTCTGGCTCTGGATTGGTGAATGTAGAATCTCTTAATATAAGTATACCTGGTGGATCTACCAATTACGATATGGCATCCGTTTTTAACACTGGAGGTTCTGGAAGTTTTAGAATAACCAAATTGGTATTTAAAATTATTTCAACTGCTACAAGTCCACTAATGAGCAACAAGCAGGAGGCTAATTTAGAAAAACAGACAAAAGAAATAATAGTCTATCCGAACCCGGCAATGACTGATATTTTTATCGAAAACTTAAATAGCAAATTCAACACTGTCAAGTTTTTTAATTCCTTAGGTATTTGTGTATTAGAGAACAAGATTTCGAGTTCTTCAAAAATAGACTTATATACGCTTAAACCAGGAATATATACTATACATATAATTGGCAAAGACAATACAACAATCACAAAAAAAATAATTAAACAATAAAATCTGGTTCTCTTGAACCTAATTGCTGTGTATAAAAGTAAATAATTAAAAAGAATAGAATGAATATTATCAAGTCGAGTATCTTATTAGTTCCATTAGCCTTTTTTAGCTGTAAATCACAAACAGACAGTTCGCTACGATTAGAAAAAAGTGAACAACAGCTCACTGAGCTTCGTAGTGCATCAATGAAAAATAAAAAAAACCCCAGAAGCATAAATCCTGATGGAAGTGTACGTTGGATAGAACCTTCATATGACTGGACAGAAGGCTTTTTCCCAGGTACTTGCTGGATGCAATATCAGCTCACAAACGATGAAAAATGGAAAGAAGCAGCCATCTCTATCCAGGAACTTTACAAGAGTCATAAAGATTTAACAACTGATCACGATCTTGGATTTATATTTTATAACTCTTATGGAAAAGCCTACCAGATAACCGGAGAGGAGCAATACAGACAAGTGATAATAGATGCATCAAATGCTTTGATTACTCGGTTCAATAAAAATGTAGGTTGTCTCCAAAGTTGGGATGTGGTAGGTAATTGGCAAGCTGAAAGAGGATGGAAATTTCCAGTTATCATCGACAATCTTATGAACTTAGAAATGCTATTCGAAGTTTCAAAAATAACTAAAGACGATAAATACAAAAAGATCGCTATACAACATGCAAATACAACTATGAAGAATCATTTTAGACCTGACGGGAGCTCTTATCATGTTGTAGACTATAATCCAGAAACAGGCGAAATCGCCCATCGTATAACAGCTCAAGGCTATGCAGACGAAAGCGCATGGGCAAGAGGTCAATCCTGGGCACTATATGGTTATACCATGTGCTATAGATATACCAAAGACAAAAAATATCTTGACTTTGCTGAGAAAATTGCCAGATTTATTCTAAATCATCCTAATTACCCTAAAGACGGAGTTCCTTATTGGGATTATAATGCACCTAAAATTCCTAACGAACCAAGAGACGCTTCCGCAGCAGCTATTATGGCTTCTGCGTTAATAGAATTAAGCGGATATACCAACGGTCGTTATATAAATAATGCACAACATATTTTAAATTCGCTGGCAACAGATACTTATACAGCTCAAAAAGGTCAAAACGGGAACTTTGTACTCATGCACAGTGTAGGCAGTATCCCGCATGGAAATGAAATAGACGTTCCTTTAAACTATGCAGATTATTATTATATAGAAGCACTTTCTCGTCTGCAGAATCAAGAACTATAAGTCTGTCTATGTTAATATGGGGTAGTAACCTTTACTATCCCATATTGTATTATAAATCTTTATAATTTCATGAAAAAGCTTAATAATATTCTATACATTTCACTATCTACTGTTTTCCTCTCATTTTCCCCGATTGAGAAAGCTTACTCGCAAACCAAAATATCTTCCTTGCTAGGTAGCCACATGGTTCTTCAGCAAAATACCGAAGTATCTATTTGGGGCAACGACAAACCGAACACAAAAATCACCATTACGAGTAGTTGGGGACAAAAATCAATAACTACTACGAACGCAAACGGTGAATGGAGAACATCTATAAAAACAACAAAAGCTGGTGGCCCTTATACTCTTAATATTCTGGGAAGTGAAAAAATAAGCTTAGAAGACATCTTACTAGGCGAAGTTTGGTTATGTTCCGGACAATCCAATATGGAAATGCCCTTAAAAGGATTTGCCGGACAGCCGATACAAAACGCTCAGGAATTAATTACAAATAGTACAAACACCAACTTAAGATTATTTCACGTAAAACGCAATACAAGTAAAACTCCTCTTTTTGACCTAGTAGGGACGTGGAAAGAAGCGACTCCATTAAACGTCATGGATTTTAGCGCTGTTGCTTACCTGTACGGAAAAATACTTCAAGAAAAATTAAACGTTCCTATAGGGATTATTTGTAGCAGTGTTGGAGGAACACGAGTAGAAGCCTGGACAAACAATAAAACTCTTAAAGAAAGTGACTTTGATTTCTCTTCTATTAAAAATACTGACGAAATTACGGTCAATTCGCCATCTGTATTATTTAATGCCATGATTAACCCTTTAACACCTTTTAACATTAAGGGGGTGATTTGGTATCAGGGAGAATCGAATAGAAATAACGCTACCCAATACCAAAAGCTTTTTATGGCAATGATAAATAGCTGGAGAAAAGAATGGGGCAACGAAAACATGCCATTTTACTTTACTCAGATAGCCCCCTTCGAATATAATCCTTCGGTTAATGCTGCCTTTCTTAGAGAAGCCCAGTTACGTACTTTACAAAATACTAAAAACACTGGAATGGCTGTCACGCTGGATATCGGTGAAAAAACATGTATCCACCCGGCAAAAAAAATAGAAGTTGCGCAACGTCTGTCCTATTGGGCTTTGGCAAAAACTTATGGAATAAATGGCATTCCCTATAGTGGCCCAATATACAAATCCATGAAAGTTACTGATGGTAAAATAGAACTGGATTTTGAATACGCTCCAAACGGAATTAGTAATTTTGGAAAAGAGCTCAAATACTTTACAATTGCGGGTGAAGACCAAATCTTCTACCCTGCCAAGGCAGAGTTAGAAAGGGGCAAATTAAAAGTTTCGAGCCAACAGGTGGCAAAGCCAGTCGCTGTGCGTTATGCGTGGGAAAACTTTGTAGAAGGGAATATATTTAACGTTTTTGGATTACCCGCTTCGTCCTTTAGAACCGACAATTGGGATAACTAAGACTTCTTAATAAATCATATCACCAATTCAAAAGTAATTTAGAAAAATCCAGCCATATTATTGATAGATTCCGTAAAACCATTATAATTGTATTACTGTCAATAGCTCTATTTAACAATATGGGCTATTGATAATGACAGTAGTTAAGGCCTATTTCATAATGAGAGTTTTTCCGTTTATCAGCATACTATTAATCGCCTGTGCAACGCAATTATCTTTTAGTCAAACGTTATCTATACCTAAAGATCTTAAATTTCAACATTTCACTTCAGTAAATGGACTATCCCAAAGATCTGTTATAGCGATAATACAAGATAAAAAAGGTTATTTATGGCTTGGTACACGTGATGGACTGAATAGATTTGATGGTCATAGATTCGTAGTCTACAAACACGACATAAACAATCCAAAAAGCCTTAGCAATAACAACATACATGCTATTCATCAAGATCAATCTGGCAACTTATGGATAGGCACACAAAATGGACTAAATAGATACAATCCTTCGGAGGACAACTTCATCCGATATAAATCAGATAGTAACCAAAAAACAATTACAGGTAACATTATTTCGGCCATTGCAGACGTAGAAAAAAACATCATATGGGTAGCGACAGAAAATGGCATTAGCGCAATAAATACTGAAAATAATTCGATTACAAGGATTCAAAAAAGAAAAAACAACGTTAATTCCCCCAGCGAAAATAACACAAGATATATTCTTAGTACCAAAGGTCACCATGTATGGATATGCAACACATTATATATTGATCGTTACAATATTCAAACAAAACAATTTACGCGATTCAACTATCCAAAAAAAGTTACATCTGGTATACATGTTAATGGCTTACCTACCTTGTATCTTGATCACCACAATACTTTATGGCTAGGAAACGAAAGAGGCCTTGCCATATTTGATCAAAATCTACAAGAATTTGTAGATTTCGAATTCGATAACAGAACAGCAATCACTACAGCAGTCAGAAGCATTACAGAAGATCTAAATGGCAACCTATGGATTGGTAGCTATGCTGGTTTATATATTTTATCTGCAGATCATTCATCTCTAAAACATGTTACACATGACGACAACAATCCCACTAGTTTAAGTCAAAACTCTATATACAACATTACGAGAGATTCTAGAGGTGATATGTGGATCGGGACCTGGGCAGATGGACTTAATTATTATAATAGAGACAACGATGCTTTTAAACATATTCTGTTCGGCACAACAAAAAATAAACTGAATTATAGAGTTGTTAGCGGTATAGCCGAAGACCCAAGTGGGAACTTATGGATTGGCACCGAAGGTGGTGGCTTAAATTTATACAACAGAAAAACCAAAACATTTTCATATTATAAGAACATCCCCAACGACCCCAATAGTTTAAGCGCCAATAATGTCAAAGCAGTTATTATAGATAAGAATAAAAACATATGGGTAGGTATACATGATGGAGGATTGAATTTTTTAAACACCTCTCAAAAACCATATAAGTTCCAGAATATAGATTTTAACAAAGGACAAAATCCATCACTAAAAAGCTACAAAGTACTAACACTATGCGAAGACCAAAACAATAATATTTGGATTGGGACACTTAACGCCGGGTTGATCATATATGATACCCAAAAGAAGGAACTGTATAGAATTGACAAAGACATTCGAACAGTTATGAGTATTGTCCAAACAGAAAATCCTGATGTCTTATTGGTTGGCGGAAGCAAGGGAGTCGAAACGATCAACATCAATACAAAAAAGAGAACTAAAATCACATTGGGTTCTATAAAAAAAGATGATCCTGACGTTTATGTAAACTGCCTTTTTATTGATAATAAAAACAATTACTGGATAGGTACAGAAGGATATGGAATTTACATCTATACGCCCAAAATCAACAAAATAAAGATCTATGGTATTAAAGATGGTTTACCAAATGACATTATATATGGAATGTTATCTGATAATAATGGAAACGTTTGGGCTAGCACCAATAACGGTATCAGTAGAATAAATCTGCAAAGCAACACTATCAAAAATTATAACCAAGCCGATGGGCTGCAAGGAAATGAATTTAATTATGGGTCTTTCTATAAGACTAAAAATAAAGAGTTATTTTTTGGTGGGACTAATGGACTAACATATTTCGATGCCAATGATATTAGGATAAATACGTTTGTCCCAACTGTAGATATTAATAATATTGAAGTCAACAATGCTCCGTATTCTAAAATTACTTATCTGACACCGGAAATTATATTAAAATACGACCAAAACAATTTCAGTATTGATTTTACTTCTTTGAGCTATTTACAGCCGGAGAAAAATGAATTTGAATATATTCTGGAAGGTAACGACAAAAAATGGAACTATGTAGGCTCGCAACGAAAAGCAGTGTATACCAATATTAAAGCCGGCAATTACACCTTCAGAGTAAAAGGATCTAATAATGACAGGCTTTGGAGCAGTAAAGAAGCTACTTTACATATTAAGGTATTACCTGCCCCCTGGCAAACGTGGTGGGCTTATTTGAGCTATTTAGGAGTACTTGTCGGAATAGTATTTTATATTAGAAGACTTATTCTTCTAAGGATAAAAGAACGTAAGGAAAAAGAAAAATCAGAACAAATCAGTCAACTTAAACTTCGTCTGTTTACTGATATATCACATGATTTCAGAACTCCTTTAACTTTAATAATAGCTCCACTGCAGAAGATGGTCGATGAAAAACAAGGAGACGATGTTATACAGCAGCAACATAATATAATGTTGAAAAATGCAAAAATGCTTCTCCAACTGATCAATCAGGTACTCGATTTCAGAAAAAGTGAGTCCGAAGATTTTTTGTTACAAGCTACCGAATCTGATATAATTTCCTTTATCAAAGATGTAAAAAGCTCGTTCAACAGTCTTGCAGCAAAAAAGAATATAGATTATCAGCTTCTTGTAAACAGAAACGAAATTATGGTCTGGTTCGATCATATCAAGCTAAAAAAAGTACTCTATAATCTACTGTCAAATGCCTTCAAATTTAGTTCAGATAATAGCGAAATTATTTTGGAACTATCTCTGATATCTAGAAAAGTCAACATTCGGACAGTAGACTTTATTAAGATAAGTATTACCAACTTCGGAGATGTGATTCCTCAAAATGAACTGGAACTCATTTTTAACCAATTCTATCAATTAGATAACGAGAAAAAAGATTTAGGATATGGGATTGGACTTTCTTTATGTAAAAGACTCGTAGAATTACACCATGGAGAAATTAGCGTCGAAAGTTCCGAAACCTCGGGCACTAGTTTTAATATATTCCTAAAATTGGGAAAAGATCATCTGGAGCAAAACGAGCGTATGTCCAGAGTTATTTCTTCTTTACAAGATGAACAACTCTTCGTTATAGAAGAAAACACTACTGCTAAAACGTCCTCCCTCACAGAAGAACTATATACTGACCAAATTGAAAATCAAACGCTGCTTATAGTTGAAGACAATATAGATTTACAACAATTTATTGAGAAAATATTTAACAGACGATACAAAGTCTTCACTGCCAGCAATGGCAAAACAGCTCTAGAAATAACTAAAGAAAATCCCATAGACTTAATTATCAGTGATATCCAAATGCCTTCTATGGATGGATTTGAGCTTTGTAAAAACATCAAAAACAACCTTTTAACAAGTCATATTCCCGTTATATTATTAACAGCAAAAACATCAACTATACATCAGGAAGAAGGTTATTATACAGGTGCAGATGCATATATCACCAAGCCATTTAATGCCAATATACTCGAGCTAAGGGTATCCAATCTACTAGAAACCAGAGCTGCATTAATTCGAAAGTTCAAAAAAGATGCTATTCTAGAACCAAAAAATCTTACTGTAACTTCTCCAGACGAGATCTTCCTGGAAAAAGCGATTACAGTTGTAGAAAAAAACATATCTAATGAATCTTTTAATGCCAGCATTTTTGTAGTTGAAATGGGTATGAGCAGAACTGTAATCTTTACAAAAATTAAGGCTCTTACGGGGCAAAATCTATCTACCTTCATTAGAACGATAAGGTTAAAGAAAGCAGGTATTTTATTAGAAGAGACAGAAATGAACATTTCACAAATAGCATATGAAGTAGGCTTTAACGATCTGAAATACTTCAGGGAATGCTTTAAAGAATTTTTTAAAGTAACCCCATCCGAATATAAAAAGAATAGTTCCGTTTAAGACAATGTATCATTTAAACTGCATTGCCCGTATAGTTCTAAAGATTAAAATCAATAAAACCTTTTAGATTTAGTACTATGAGACCAAAGCTGTATTTAATTATTCTCTTGTTTGCATTTTTTACTTCCTGTAAGAAAAATGATACTCAACCCAACATTGAAACTATTCAATTAGGAATTATTGTAGGCAACGACACTACAATTTCACCATCTGTCCTTAAAGAACCTTTTAATCTGATATCTTCCAATGAAAGTATTGCTACTGCTGAAAAATTAGACGGGGAAATTAAGATTACTGCCCATAAGGTTGGATATACTGAAATAACAATTACAGATCAAAACAAAAAAAAACAAGGTATAATACAAATAAATGTTAGCAGAGGCTTTAATCTGCTCGAAATCAAGTCCTATGAATACGTTATAGAAGTTGCAGACTTCGACCTAAAAAAAGAAATTGAAACTGCATTGTATTCCAGTAACCCACTTCCGCTTCATGCACTATATGGAATAGGTTATATCCCCGATCCTTCTATTTTACATATATTTCCTACTGGAATAACAGGAGAGGAAATAATAGGAGAAATCTCGCTAAACACAGATAATAAGGTTATAAACCTTTCATATGGCAATAAACAATATGAATATATTTTCGTGATTGAAAATAACAGGAATAAGATGAATGTAAAGGGTAAGTCAATTCTAGAGTCGCCTGTTGTACCTGTTTATCTTAGTTTTAAAGAAGATTTGACAGAGAAATTTAAAACCAAGTATCCGAATGCCGGCGTTCAGAGTGTGCTGAGAATACAGAAACTGGAAGGTTTTAAGGAATAATATTTTATTAAAAAAGGACACAAGTATATTAATACTCTGTGTCCTTTTTTATATTATTAAGGCAATTTGAAAGCCTGTCTTGCCAACAACTTCCAATTAGAGCCGTCTTTTGCAAAAACCAATACAATCCCTAAATGAACTTTACCTGGTTTGCCACCGTCAAATGTATCCGCATCCAATACATGACGAACTACTGCTGTTTTTCCCTGAACATCGATAGTTTGGTTACTTAAAGTAATCG
This genomic interval from Pseudopedobacter saltans DSM 12145 contains the following:
- a CDS encoding sialate O-acetylesterase, which gives rise to MKKLNNILYISLSTVFLSFSPIEKAYSQTKISSLLGSHMVLQQNTEVSIWGNDKPNTKITITSSWGQKSITTTNANGEWRTSIKTTKAGGPYTLNILGSEKISLEDILLGEVWLCSGQSNMEMPLKGFAGQPIQNAQELITNSTNTNLRLFHVKRNTSKTPLFDLVGTWKEATPLNVMDFSAVAYLYGKILQEKLNVPIGIICSSVGGTRVEAWTNNKTLKESDFDFSSIKNTDEITVNSPSVLFNAMINPLTPFNIKGVIWYQGESNRNNATQYQKLFMAMINSWRKEWGNENMPFYFTQIAPFEYNPSVNAAFLREAQLRTLQNTKNTGMAVTLDIGEKTCIHPAKKIEVAQRLSYWALAKTYGINGIPYSGPIYKSMKVTDGKIELDFEYAPNGISNFGKELKYFTIAGEDQIFYPAKAELERGKLKVSSQQVAKPVAVRYAWENFVEGNIFNVFGLPASSFRTDNWDN
- a CDS encoding hybrid sensor histidine kinase/response regulator transcription factor: MTVVKAYFIMRVFPFISILLIACATQLSFSQTLSIPKDLKFQHFTSVNGLSQRSVIAIIQDKKGYLWLGTRDGLNRFDGHRFVVYKHDINNPKSLSNNNIHAIHQDQSGNLWIGTQNGLNRYNPSEDNFIRYKSDSNQKTITGNIISAIADVEKNIIWVATENGISAINTENNSITRIQKRKNNVNSPSENNTRYILSTKGHHVWICNTLYIDRYNIQTKQFTRFNYPKKVTSGIHVNGLPTLYLDHHNTLWLGNERGLAIFDQNLQEFVDFEFDNRTAITTAVRSITEDLNGNLWIGSYAGLYILSADHSSLKHVTHDDNNPTSLSQNSIYNITRDSRGDMWIGTWADGLNYYNRDNDAFKHILFGTTKNKLNYRVVSGIAEDPSGNLWIGTEGGGLNLYNRKTKTFSYYKNIPNDPNSLSANNVKAVIIDKNKNIWVGIHDGGLNFLNTSQKPYKFQNIDFNKGQNPSLKSYKVLTLCEDQNNNIWIGTLNAGLIIYDTQKKELYRIDKDIRTVMSIVQTENPDVLLVGGSKGVETININTKKRTKITLGSIKKDDPDVYVNCLFIDNKNNYWIGTEGYGIYIYTPKINKIKIYGIKDGLPNDIIYGMLSDNNGNVWASTNNGISRINLQSNTIKNYNQADGLQGNEFNYGSFYKTKNKELFFGGTNGLTYFDANDIRINTFVPTVDINNIEVNNAPYSKITYLTPEIILKYDQNNFSIDFTSLSYLQPEKNEFEYILEGNDKKWNYVGSQRKAVYTNIKAGNYTFRVKGSNNDRLWSSKEATLHIKVLPAPWQTWWAYLSYLGVLVGIVFYIRRLILLRIKERKEKEKSEQISQLKLRLFTDISHDFRTPLTLIIAPLQKMVDEKQGDDVIQQQHNIMLKNAKMLLQLINQVLDFRKSESEDFLLQATESDIISFIKDVKSSFNSLAAKKNIDYQLLVNRNEIMVWFDHIKLKKVLYNLLSNAFKFSSDNSEIILELSLISRKVNIRTVDFIKISITNFGDVIPQNELELIFNQFYQLDNEKKDLGYGIGLSLCKRLVELHHGEISVESSETSGTSFNIFLKLGKDHLEQNERMSRVISSLQDEQLFVIEENTTAKTSSLTEELYTDQIENQTLLIVEDNIDLQQFIEKIFNRRYKVFTASNGKTALEITKENPIDLIISDIQMPSMDGFELCKNIKNNLLTSHIPVILLTAKTSTIHQEEGYYTGADAYITKPFNANILELRVSNLLETRAALIRKFKKDAILEPKNLTVTSPDEIFLEKAITVVEKNISNESFNASIFVVEMGMSRTVIFTKIKALTGQNLSTFIRTIRLKKAGILLEETEMNISQIAYEVGFNDLKYFRECFKEFFKVTPSEYKKNSSV
- a CDS encoding T9SS type A sorting domain-containing protein produces the protein MKTIINYFKKKRLTLAGSLLICLTTFSHAQNAITLVALPGGTEGDDKYTDSSILQISSAGAVSYYNSNTSDDWGVSASTITPSGALGKTFSITFGGMSAVKTTEGNDFGKMITAGGIDRASTGPIGIRGGISNGIDPNEGLYFGLDLSNINTTAAIQITKISVADLNATNETGIIVSRLNPSKRIIFGNAESPGITHQLSSGSGTIDVSDFNLYVLGGQINNSLVSIFNNSSVASGFRITTVELKVLTNIFNPASITAIPHPRLLLKQGQEASINTLIAQSPEFNTIHTYIMSQANAFLSEAPLVYNPVNGRMLETARSAIKQIFFLSYAYRMTANSAYATKAEQVINTVCNFPDWVTYSLDVAEMCFAVSIGYDWLYNNLPAATKQKAREKILNYAFLTQKTKPFWDFTSNWNQVCIGGLAYGAMAILGDGTSQMDTEAKYILNNILVKNPNSMDTYASGNYQEGPMYWSYGTTYEVLLLSALEGIFGQNHEGFKRLTFTPGFLESAKYMQYITGTSSLYFNYSDCTEERTPLPASLWMAKKLNDLSIFTLEKELMQNGRYTSNYSEDVRFLPIALIYGKDLGIGSSTLPTEKIWKGYGTNPVALVRTSWQGNTGNYIGIKGGTPNYSHAHMDGGSFVYDAQGVRWTVDFGKEDYEAIKANITPAGADNDFSQTSNRWNIFRISNISHNTISIKKTSETSWQKHKVNGNATITEIYDTSSKRGAKVDLKSLIGLNNELDAINRSIYLVNDTLLEIKDYIDNGNEAINLYWNMATTALIESISPSKLKLTKGGKTAILEIISNNSAVTFTTATNRSTDPVSYFPAATYERKNEGSVMVGFTATIPANEIVTFTVKISNGPEVPPSSTEPINYILLELPNPNTGLEGNSLYYDSSEFHVDNSGDVSIGGIATDYAWNVYGNTNIPDILTKKFFLRWYGMATTNTTTGTNYGAMLTPGGIDRSANGELGIRGGESNGIDLNEGFRFGFDAATLPTTTSLQLVKVGVNFVSGSRSGTIVNRNNTSNKISFGGSSSSADFILSSGSGLVNVESLNISIPGGSTNYDMASVFNTGGSGSFRITKLVFKIISTATSPLMSNKQEANLEKQTKEIIVYPNPAMTDIFIENLNSKFNTVKFFNSLGICVLENKISSSSKIDLYTLKPGIYTIHIIGKDNTTITKKIIKQ
- a CDS encoding Ig domain-containing protein, whose translation is MRPKLYLIILLFAFFTSCKKNDTQPNIETIQLGIIVGNDTTISPSVLKEPFNLISSNESIATAEKLDGEIKITAHKVGYTEITITDQNKKKQGIIQINVSRGFNLLEIKSYEYVIEVADFDLKKEIETALYSSNPLPLHALYGIGYIPDPSILHIFPTGITGEEIIGEISLNTDNKVINLSYGNKQYEYIFVIENNRNKMNVKGKSILESPVVPVYLSFKEDLTEKFKTKYPNAGVQSVLRIQKLEGFKE
- a CDS encoding glycoside hydrolase family 88 protein, whose translation is MNIIKSSILLVPLAFFSCKSQTDSSLRLEKSEQQLTELRSASMKNKKNPRSINPDGSVRWIEPSYDWTEGFFPGTCWMQYQLTNDEKWKEAAISIQELYKSHKDLTTDHDLGFIFYNSYGKAYQITGEEQYRQVIIDASNALITRFNKNVGCLQSWDVVGNWQAERGWKFPVIIDNLMNLEMLFEVSKITKDDKYKKIAIQHANTTMKNHFRPDGSSYHVVDYNPETGEIAHRITAQGYADESAWARGQSWALYGYTMCYRYTKDKKYLDFAEKIARFILNHPNYPKDGVPYWDYNAPKIPNEPRDASAAAIMASALIELSGYTNGRYINNAQHILNSLATDTYTAQKGQNGNFVLMHSVGSIPHGNEIDVPLNYADYYYIEALSRLQNQEL